The Triticum aestivum cultivar Chinese Spring chromosome 3A, IWGSC CS RefSeq v2.1, whole genome shotgun sequence genome includes a region encoding these proteins:
- the LOC123061612 gene encoding phospholipase A1-II 1: MSSLRGFGNIARRWRELNGANYWKGLLDPLDVDLRKNIINYGELSQAAYTGLNRERRSRYAGSCLFRRKDFLSRVDVSNPNLYEITKFIYAMCTVSLPDDFMIKPLSKAAWSKQSNWMGFVAVATDEGKEVLGRRDVVVAWRGTIRVLEWMDDLDISLVPASEIVRPGSAHDPRVHGGWLSVYTSTDPGSRYNKQSARYQVLDEVERLQDLYKQEETSITITGHSLGAALATISATDIVSNGYNKTCPVSAFVFGSPRVGNSDFQKAFDSAEDLRLLRVRNSPDVVPNWPKLGYSDAGTELMIDTGESPYIKSPGNPLTWHDMECYMHGVAGTQGSNGGFELEVDRDIALVNKHEDALKKEYSIPPSWWVVQNKGMVKGKDGRWHLADHEDDDD; the protein is encoded by the exons ATGAGTTCTCTAAGAGGGTTTGGAAATATCGCCAGAAGATGGAGAGAACTCAACGGTGCGAATTACTGGAAGGGGCTACTTGATCCTCTTGACGTCGACCTCCGGAAGAATATCATCAACTATGGTGAGCTCTCACAGGCAGCATACACTGGGCTCAACAGAGAGAGAAGGTCAAGGTACGCTGGGTCTTGCCTCTTCAGACGCAAGGACTTCCTCAGCAGGGTAGATGTATCAAACCCTAATCTATATGAGATTACGAAGTTTATATATGCAATGTGTACGGTGAGCTTGCCGGATGATTTCATGATAAAGCCGCTGTCAAAGGCCGCATGGAGCAAGCAATCAAATTGGATGGGGTTTGTTGCTGTGGCCACCGACGAGGGTAAGGAAGTGCTCGGGAGGCGGGATGTGGTGGTGGCATGGCGTGGGACAATACGGGTGCTAGAGTGGATGGATGACCTTGATATTTCCTTGGTGCCTGCTTCAGAAATAGTACGACCAGGCAGTGCCCATGACCCCCGTGTTCATGGAGGATGGTTGTCCGTCTACACGAGTACTGACCCAGGGTCTCGGTACAATAAACAGAGTGCACGATATCAG GTGTTGGATGAAGTCGAAAGGCTGCAGGATCTGTACAAGCAAGAGGAGACCAGCATCACCATAACAGGTCACAGCCTTGGGGCCGCTCTTGCAACCATTAGTGCTACCGACATTGTCTCCAACGGCTACAACAAGACCTGCCCGGTCTCGGCCTTCGTGTTTGGTAGCCCCAGAGTGGGCAACTCCGACTTCCAGAAAGCATTTGACAGTGCAGAAGATCTGAGGTTGCTCCGTGTCCGGAACTCCCCTGACGTGGTCCCAAACTGGCCAAAGCTGGGATACAGCGACGCCGGCACGGAGCTCATGATCGACACAGGGGAATCACCCTACATCAAGAGCCCTGGGAACCCCTTAACATGGCATGATATGGAGTGTTACATGCATGGGGTTGCCGGGACGCAAGGGAGCAACGGAGGGTTTGAGTTGGAGGTTGATCGGGACATCGCGTTGGTGAATAAACACGAAGATGCACTGAAGAAGGAGTATTCGATCCCACCGTCTTGGTGGGTGGTTCAGAACAAAGGTATGGTGAAAGGCAAGGATGGTCGGTGGCATCTGGCcgaccatgaggatgatgatgactga